In a genomic window of Mercenaria mercenaria strain notata chromosome 19, MADL_Memer_1, whole genome shotgun sequence:
- the LOC123542900 gene encoding uncharacterized protein LOC123542900 — MAALSDPKNQFMKKLMDFGKEKVKEMIPRGDTCNQYVVACIASEEELEERYSTIIEDAGKGSPETTDTYYFSKRLVVILNKHHWHGEARLLDPTGRLWETVTTEKDKKDDREPFEGRYFVGKMRENFPAEVWGTPKLVLFSHYIPCTIPRHQCARLIEEYVNTTGTEIILSYERSHGDTDEERAYAILSRNKEYITIILPWKQDQEAIVEQAESFLERMERGTKRDRKKHKKRKERETENTTESSQHRQRNRKRKRKRSK; from the coding sequence ATGGCGGCGTTGTCGGACCCTAAAAACCAATTCATGAAAAAGTTAATGGATTTCGGTAAAGAAAAGGTTAAAGAAATGATACCACGTGGAGACACATGTAACCAATACGTTGTTGCTTGTATAGCCTCGGAAGAAGAATTAGAAGAGAGATATAGCACCATAATAGAAGACGCTGGAAAAGGTTCACCGGAAACAACAGATACGTACTACTTTTCTAAACGCCTTGTAGTAATTTTGAATAAACACCATTGGCATGGAGAAGCCAGACTCCTCGATCCAACAGGAAGACTATGGGAAACTGTGACaacagaaaaagataaaaaagatgaTAGAGAACCTTTTGAGGGGCGTTATTTTGTTGGCAAGATGAGAGAAAACTTTCCTGCCGAGGTGTGGGGGACCCCAAAGCTAGTGCTATTCAGTCACTATATTCCATGTACGATCCCAAGACACCAATGCGCAAGACTAATCGAGGAATATGTCAATACAACCGGGACTGAAATCATTCTGTCTTACGAAAGGTCACACGGTGACACTGACGAAGAAAGGGCATATGCTATATTATCTAGGAATAAAGAATATATAACAATTATACTTCCGTGGAAACAAGATCAGGAAGCaattgttgaacaggctgaaagtTTTTTAGAGCGCATGGAAAGAGGAACTAAAAGGGACCGCAAGAAACACAAGAAACGCAAAGAGCGCGAAACAGAAAATACGACCGAAAGTTCACAACATAGACAAAGAAACCGCAAACGAAAGAGGAAACGGTCCAAATAA